From Zalophus californianus isolate mZalCal1 chromosome 16, mZalCal1.pri.v2, whole genome shotgun sequence, one genomic window encodes:
- the LOC113939266 gene encoding spermatogenesis-associated protein 21-like isoform X1 yields MQRQPKAEDQEIPIVGTGDVQGLVSASPPPTLTLESLSTLLGGAPSPVFSLPPRPPPQPGRLPTQDPGEQRCCQMQKGRPQQPTAPLTQREPASVKAVGAEQGSRRPREFKRLAAASSVQSGSGSQSSSADENLLPLTARLLAAFQEIFKLFSSSPTGTVDMCSMKAALRNVGIQLSPQEMCEALQQADLDGDGTVSFKDFLGVLTDSHRLAQCLGQVRNSRSCDPQGLQTLFLEMLFKLMSQGFLSHKVVQEVMSYYKKQRALRLNPGWRGRSRGHSDTVRTHAGLTFFCQAARLSSLSSAELERSLHRLHKAGAHSPYSQIPNLAGRTPAEDRMRPRAPRPDVRLPKSCHSSRHKLAPTRRSLSPEFVGQPLDYLRPAKMTPSPPTLVQKQPFSPSPACLQKPAMKK; encoded by the exons atgcAGAG GCAGCCGAAGGCAGAAGACCAAGAGATCCCCATCGTCGGCACAGGGGATGTTCAG GGCCTGGTCtcagcctccccgccccccaccctcaccctggaGAGTCTGAGCACTCTGCTGGGCGGGGCCCCCAGCCCtgtcttctccctgcctccaaggCCTCCACCGCAGCCTGGAAGACTGCCCACACAGGACCCAGGAGAGCAGCGGTGCTGCCAGATGCAGAAGGGGAGGCCTCAGCAGCCCACTGCCCCACTGACCCAGAGGGAGCCAGCATCCGTCAAGGCCGTAGGAGCTGAGCAGGGCTCCCGCAGGCCCAGGGAGTTCAAGCGCCTTGCAGCTGCCAGCTCAGTGCAGTCAGGCTCCGGGTCTCAGAG CAGCTCTGCGGACGAGAACCTGCTGCCCCTGACAGCCCGGCTGCTGGCGG CCTTCCAGGAGATCTTCAAACTGTTCAGCTCCAGCCCGACAGGCACTGTGGACATGTGCAGCATGAAAGCCGCCCTGCGCAATGTGGGCATCCAGCTGAGCCCACAGGAGATGTGTGAGGCTCTGCAGCAGGCCGACTTGGATG gtGACGGAACTGTAAGCTTCAAAGACTTCCTGGGTGTCCTTACTGACAGCCACCGCCTGGCTCAGTGCCTGG GCCAGGTGAGGAACAGCCGGTCCTGTGACCCCCAGGGCCTGCAAACCCTGTTCTTAGAGATGCTGTTCAAGCTGATGAGCCAAGGCTTCTTGTCCCACAAGGTGGTGCAGGAAGTGATGAG CTACTACAAGAAGCAGCGGGCTCTGCGGCTGAACCCCGGCTGGAGGGGCCGGTCCCGCGGCCACAGTGACACCGTGCGCACTCACGCCGGCCTCACCTTCTTCTGCCAGGCCGCGCGCCTCAGCAGCCTCTCCAGCGCCGAGCTGGAGCGCTCGCTGCACAGACTGCACAAAGCGG GTGCGCACAGCCCCTACTCTCAGATACCTAACTTGGCCGGGCGGACACCCGCAGAAGACCGGATGCGGCCCCGAGCCCCGCGCCCCGACGTCCGACTTCCCAAGTCCTGCCACTCCAGCCGCCACAAGCTCGCGCCCACGCGGAGGTCTCTCAGCCCGG aGTTCGTGGGCCAGCCACTAGACTATCTGCGCCCCGCGAAGATgactccctcccccccaactctagTGCAGAAGCAGCCCTTCTCCCCTTCGCCAGCCTGTTTGCAGAAACCTGCTATGAAAAAGTAA
- the LOC113939266 gene encoding EF-hand calcium-binding domain-containing protein 3-like isoform X2, giving the protein MFSPVFSLPPRPPPQPGRLPTQDPGEQRCCQMQKGRPQQPTAPLTQREPASVKAVGAEQGSRRPREFKRLAAASSVQSGSGSQSSSADENLLPLTARLLAAFQEIFKLFSSSPTGTVDMCSMKAALRNVGIQLSPQEMCEALQQADLDGDGTVSFKDFLGVLTDSHRLAQCLGQVRNSRSCDPQGLQTLFLEMLFKLMSQGFLSHKVVQEVMSYYKKQRALRLNPGWRGRSRGHSDTVRTHAGLTFFCQAARLSSLSSAELERSLHRLHKAGAHSPYSQIPNLAGRTPAEDRMRPRAPRPDVRLPKSCHSSRHKLAPTRRSLSPEFVGQPLDYLRPAKMTPSPPTLVQKQPFSPSPACLQKPAMKK; this is encoded by the exons ATGTTCAG CCCtgtcttctccctgcctccaaggCCTCCACCGCAGCCTGGAAGACTGCCCACACAGGACCCAGGAGAGCAGCGGTGCTGCCAGATGCAGAAGGGGAGGCCTCAGCAGCCCACTGCCCCACTGACCCAGAGGGAGCCAGCATCCGTCAAGGCCGTAGGAGCTGAGCAGGGCTCCCGCAGGCCCAGGGAGTTCAAGCGCCTTGCAGCTGCCAGCTCAGTGCAGTCAGGCTCCGGGTCTCAGAG CAGCTCTGCGGACGAGAACCTGCTGCCCCTGACAGCCCGGCTGCTGGCGG CCTTCCAGGAGATCTTCAAACTGTTCAGCTCCAGCCCGACAGGCACTGTGGACATGTGCAGCATGAAAGCCGCCCTGCGCAATGTGGGCATCCAGCTGAGCCCACAGGAGATGTGTGAGGCTCTGCAGCAGGCCGACTTGGATG gtGACGGAACTGTAAGCTTCAAAGACTTCCTGGGTGTCCTTACTGACAGCCACCGCCTGGCTCAGTGCCTGG GCCAGGTGAGGAACAGCCGGTCCTGTGACCCCCAGGGCCTGCAAACCCTGTTCTTAGAGATGCTGTTCAAGCTGATGAGCCAAGGCTTCTTGTCCCACAAGGTGGTGCAGGAAGTGATGAG CTACTACAAGAAGCAGCGGGCTCTGCGGCTGAACCCCGGCTGGAGGGGCCGGTCCCGCGGCCACAGTGACACCGTGCGCACTCACGCCGGCCTCACCTTCTTCTGCCAGGCCGCGCGCCTCAGCAGCCTCTCCAGCGCCGAGCTGGAGCGCTCGCTGCACAGACTGCACAAAGCGG GTGCGCACAGCCCCTACTCTCAGATACCTAACTTGGCCGGGCGGACACCCGCAGAAGACCGGATGCGGCCCCGAGCCCCGCGCCCCGACGTCCGACTTCCCAAGTCCTGCCACTCCAGCCGCCACAAGCTCGCGCCCACGCGGAGGTCTCTCAGCCCGG aGTTCGTGGGCCAGCCACTAGACTATCTGCGCCCCGCGAAGATgactccctcccccccaactctagTGCAGAAGCAGCCCTTCTCCCCTTCGCCAGCCTGTTTGCAGAAACCTGCTATGAAAAAGTAA